One Bombus pyrosoma isolate SC7728 linkage group LG9, ASM1482585v1, whole genome shotgun sequence genomic window carries:
- the LOC122571053 gene encoding ferredoxin-fold anticodon-binding domain-containing protein 1 isoform X4: MKVAMFNENDCILLVGEGNFSFSVALFHLNLKINITATCYEANVDQELGKKNIEYLKSNGVRVLLGVDATNLKEYPILKTKLFNKIIFNFPHVGGKMRIEKNRELLRQFFISASEILESNGQVLVTLCNGQGGTAIDNPPRRWDDSWKIIEMAAHGNFVLTAIEPFVWSSFQSYIVTGYRSLDKQFHSAGALTHIFIKSKPPTAKNIAPKKKINILECNSNNFSWKDISQITNTSHINATNIDTRTYAFDITFGVKEEFNPIKFYVLLYNHAGHIINDVNFLKLYESEGKVKKRTYRISYKSNHLPLYRERVINIHQNLITDILENNLNVVVGR, encoded by the exons ATGAAAGTTGCTATGTTCAATGAAAATGATTGTATACTCCTAGTTGGAGAaggcaatttttcattttctgttGCACTGTTTCAtctcaatttaaaaattaatattactgCAACATGTTACGAAGCTAATGTTGATCAAGAACTTGGAAAGAaaaacatagaatatttaaaaagtaatg GAGTTCGTGTATTATTAGGTGTTGATGcaacaaatttaaaagaatatccaatattaaaaacaaaattatttaacaaaattatttttaactttcctCATGTTGGTGGTAAAATgcgaatagaaaaaaataggGAGTTATTAAGACAATTCTTTATAAGTGCatcagaaatattagaaagcaATGGTCAAGTATTAGTTACTTTATGCAATGGTCAGGGTGGTACAGCTATTGACAACCCACCAAGACGTTGGGATGATTCATGGAAAATCATAGAAATGGCAGCACATGGAAATTTTGTACTAACAGCAATTGAACCATTTGTATGGTCATCTTTtcaaagttatatagtaactgGATATCGCAGTTTGGACAAACAATTTCATTCTGCTGGGGCTTTAACtcacatatttataaaatctaaaCCACCAACTGCTAAGAACATTGCacctaaaaagaaaataaacattcTAGAATgcaatagtaataatttttcatggaaAGATATAAGTCAAATTACAAACACATCGCATATAAATGCAACTAATATAGATACTCGTACATATGCATTTGATATAACTTTTGGTGTTAAGGAAGAATTTAatccaattaaattttatgttttgttATATAATCATGCAGGACATATTATAAATGATGTTAATTTCTTAAAGTTATATGAATCAgaaggaaaagtaaaaaaaagaacttatAGAATAAGTTATAAATCTAACCATTTACCTTTATATAGAGAAAGGGTTATTAATATACaccaaaatttaataacagatattttggaaaataatttaaatgttgtgGTTGGAAGataa